The following are encoded in a window of Rosa chinensis cultivar Old Blush chromosome 4, RchiOBHm-V2, whole genome shotgun sequence genomic DNA:
- the LOC112197828 gene encoding BOI-related E3 ubiquitin-protein ligase 1 yields MLGGNNANSMLPVFVDENRFPYPTNATNQLQLFGNVPAGCNVDPVNYFGTEHITPMLRPNKRTREIEDISRQQKLQISLNYNVCQDEADRSASIPNPNHVSTGLRLSYDDDERNSSVTSASGSMPAAPSMILSLGDNIRTELDRQKEEFDQYIKIQEEHLAKGVRDMKHRHMASFLTAIEKGVGKKLREKDLEIETMNRKNRELVDKIRQVAVEAQNWHYRAKYNESVVNVLKSNLQQAISQGADLGKEGFGDSEVDDAASYIDPTNYLAVQGGPAKSVSKNYLGLKEQMDCRACKACRAKEVSILLMPCRHLCLCKDCDEFISVCPVCESMKTASFQVYLS; encoded by the exons ATGTTGGGGGGCAACAATGCTAATTCCATGCTACCTGTTTTCGTGGATGAAAATCGCTTCCCCTATCCAACGAATGCCACAAATCAGCTGCAATTGTTTGGTAATG TACCAGCTGGATGTAATGTTGATCCTGTAAATTATTTTGGAACTGAGCATATCACTCCCATGCTTCGGCCTAATAAACGAACCAGGGAAATTGAAGATATCTCAAGACAGCAGAAGCTTCAAATTTCTTTGAACTACAATGTCTGTCAAGATGAAGCTGATCGCTCAGCTAGCATTCCAAACCCGAACCATGTATCGACAGGTTTAAGGCTAtcatatgatgatgatgagcgcAACTCGTCTGTTACATCTGCTAGTGGAAGCATGCCAGCAGCACCATCAATGATTTTATCCCTAGGGGACAATATTAGGACTGAGCTTGATCGGCAGAAGGAAGAATTTGATCAGTACATCAAAATTCAG GAGGAACACTTGGCAAAGGGGGTAAGAGACATGAAGCATAGACATATGGCTTCTTTCCTTACCGCTATAGAGAAAGGTGTAGGCAAAAAGCTAAGGGAGAAAGACTTGGAAATTGAGACCATGAACCGCAAGAACCGAGAATTGGTCGATAAAATAAGACAGGTAGCTGTCGAAGCCCAGAATTGGCATTACAGAGCCAAGTACAATGAGTCAGTTGTGAATGTGCTGAAGAGCAACCTCCAGCAAGCAATTTCACAGGGTGCTGACCTAGGGAAGGAGGGTTTTGGAGACAGTGAAGTTGATGACGCTGCCTCATACATTGATCCGACTAACTACCTGGCCGTTCAAGGTGGGCCTGCAAAGTCCGTATCCAAGAATTACCTAGGGTTGAAGGAGCAAATGGATTGCAGAGCATGCAAAGCATGCCGAGCAAAGGAGGTGTCTATCTTGTTGATGCCTTGTAGGCACCTGTGTTTATGTAAGGACTGTGATGAGTTCATCAGTGTTTGCCCCGTATGCGAGTCAATGAAAACGGCTAGTTTCCAAGTATACCTGTCGTAA
- the LOC112198052 gene encoding ATP-citrate synthase alpha chain protein 1 has translation MARKKIREYDSKRLLKEHFKRIAGRELPLKSAQITESTDFNELLEKETWLSTSKLVVKPDMLFGKRGKSGLVALNLDFAQVVTFVKERLGKEVEMGGCKGPITTFIVEPFIPHNEEFYINIVSDRLGNSISFSECGGIDIEENWDKVKTIFVPTGASLTPDVSAPLVATLPLEIKSEIEEFIKSVFALFQDLDFTFLEMNPFALVDGKPYPLDMRGELDDTAAFKNFKKWGNIEFPMPFGRVMSPTEKFIHGLDEKTSASLKFTVLNPKGRIWTMVAGGGASVIYADTVGDLGFANELGNYAEYSGAPNEEEVLQYARVVIDCATSDPDGRKRALVIGGGIANFTDVAATFNGIIRALKEKESKLKAARMHLYVRRGGPNYQRGLAKMRALAEEIGLPIEVYGPEATMTGICKQAIQCISAAA, from the exons ATGGCACGCAAGAAGATCCGAGAGTACGACTCCAAGAGGTTGTTGAAGGAACACTTCAAGAGGATCGCTGGCCGTGAATTGCCTCTCAAATCTGCCCAG ATTACCGAATCAACTGATTTCAATGAGCTACTTGAGAAGGAGACTTGGCTCTCTACTTCCAAGTTGGTTGTCAAGCCTGACATGTTGTTTGGAAAGCGTGGGAAGAGTGGTTTGGTTGCCTTGAACCTGGATTTCGCCCAAGTCGTCACCTTTGTGAAGGAGCGACTAGGCAAAGAG GTTGAGATGGGTGGCTGCAAAGGACCCATCACAACATTCATTGTCGAGCCCTTCATTCCCCACAATGAAGAGTTTTACATTAACATCGTCTCAGATAGACTTGGGAATAGCATAAGCTTCTCAGAGTGTGGAGGAATTGACATTGAGGAGAACTGGGATAAG GTCAAGACCATATTTGTCCCAACGGGAGCTTCCCTTACACCAGATGTATCTGCTCCACTTGTTGCAACCCTTCCCTTGGAG ATTAAAAGCGAAATTGAGGAGTTTATCAAGTCCGTATTTGCTCTATTTCAAG ATCTCGACTTCACTTTTCTGGAGATGAATCCTTTTGCATTGGTTGATGGAAAGCCATATCCTTTGGATATGAGAGGCGAGCTGGATGACACTGCTGCTTTCAAGAACTTCAAAAA GTGGGGCAATATTGAATTTCCAATGCCATTTGGAAGAGTTATGAGTCCTACAGAAAAGTTTATTCACGGGCTAGATGAAAAG ACAAGTGCATCTTTGAAATTTACAGTTCTGAACCCTAAGGGACGAATTTGGACTATGGTTGCTGGAGGAGGTGCAAGTGTTATTTATGCAGACACG GTTGGTGATCTTGGCTTTGCTAATGAGCTCGGAAACTATGCTGAATATAGTGGAGCACCAAATGAAGAGGAGGTATTGCAGTATGCCAGAGTTGTGATTGAT TGTGCAACTTCTGATCCTGATGGCCGTAAGAGAGCCCTTGTAATTGGAGGGGGAATTGCTAACTTCACTGATGTAGCTGCAACATTCAATGGCATTATTAGAGCCTTGAAGGAGAAG GAATCAAAGCTTAAAGCTGCTAGGATGCATCTTTATGTCAGGAGAGGAGGTCCCAACTACCAGAGGGGACTTGCAAAAATGAGGGCACTTGCAGAGGAAATTGGCCTCCCTATTGAG GTCTATGGTCCTGAAGCAACAATGACTGGTATTTGCAAGCAGGCAATTCAGTGCATCAGTGCTGCTGCATGA